The Gordonibacter urolithinfaciens genome contains a region encoding:
- a CDS encoding TetR/AcrR family transcriptional regulator → MSATDDREHADFSKFESLPEQRREAIVNAAVETFGRCDYKSASTEDIARRAGISKGLLFFYFKNKKELYLYLMEHLMEKVSDLVVDDGFYEIDDFFDLLVYAAETKRKVLSRFPYLLEFSVRAFYPEHKDIKDTMDSWTQRQIDLMFSTYFRCVRFDRFRDDIDPKYVLDLLIWLADGYLHQQRALHQRLDMDAMLDEMYRWCDMLKAYSYKEEYR, encoded by the coding sequence ATGAGTGCAACGGACGATAGGGAGCATGCGGACTTCAGCAAGTTCGAGAGCCTCCCCGAACAGCGACGCGAGGCTATCGTCAACGCCGCCGTGGAAACGTTCGGTCGATGCGACTACAAAAGCGCTTCGACCGAGGACATCGCACGGCGCGCTGGCATCTCGAAGGGCCTTCTGTTCTTCTACTTCAAGAACAAGAAGGAGCTGTACCTCTACCTCATGGAGCACCTCATGGAGAAGGTGTCCGATCTGGTGGTGGACGACGGATTCTACGAGATCGACGATTTCTTCGATCTGCTCGTGTACGCAGCTGAAACCAAGCGCAAGGTGCTTTCGCGTTTCCCCTACCTGCTGGAGTTCTCCGTCCGGGCCTTCTACCCGGAGCACAAAGACATCAAGGACACGATGGACAGCTGGACGCAGCGGCAAATCGACCTGATGTTCTCCACGTACTTCAGATGCGTGCGGTTTGACCGGTTCCGCGACGACATCGACCCGAAGTACGTGCTCGACCTGCTGATTTGGCTGGCTGACGGCTACCTGCACCAGCAGCGCGCCCTGCATCAGCGCCTCGACATGGATGCGATGCTGGACGAGATGTACCGCTGGTGCGACATGCTGAAAGCCTATTCGTACAAGGAGGAATACCGATGA
- a CDS encoding ABC transporter ATP-binding protein, which produces MSATIGPAIAIEGLKKDYGSGRGVFGVSFAVERGEVFGFLGPNGAGKTVTMRNLMGFIRPDEGTVSISGLNCFSQRARIQEHLGYLPGEIACMDEMTGAAFLEFMARMKKLRDRTRMEQLIEYFELDPARRIRKMSKGTKQKVGLVCAFMASPDIVLLDEPTSGLDPLMQSRFIDLVLEEKRRGTTILLSSHLFEEVERTCDRVAFIRGGKLAAVERMDDVRKSRKRLFVVTFADEAARDRYAAAHRDTDGCGEAGFSVQKQGTTSVETAVSGNLDAFVKDLAAYEIVDLTAREQTLEELFMHLYGTFGDASNRRSGLKGGSHE; this is translated from the coding sequence ATGAGCGCAACAATCGGCCCCGCGATTGCGATCGAGGGGCTCAAGAAAGATTACGGAAGCGGGCGCGGCGTGTTCGGCGTGTCGTTTGCCGTGGAGCGGGGCGAGGTGTTCGGCTTTTTGGGACCGAACGGCGCCGGCAAGACGGTGACCATGCGCAACCTCATGGGCTTCATCCGCCCCGATGAGGGAACCGTGAGCATCAGCGGCCTGAACTGCTTCAGCCAGCGCGCCCGCATCCAGGAGCACCTGGGCTACCTGCCCGGCGAAATCGCCTGCATGGACGAGATGACCGGCGCGGCGTTCCTGGAATTCATGGCGCGCATGAAGAAGCTGCGCGACCGCACGCGCATGGAGCAGCTGATCGAGTACTTCGAGCTGGATCCCGCGCGGCGCATTCGCAAGATGTCGAAGGGCACGAAGCAGAAAGTGGGGCTGGTCTGCGCGTTCATGGCCTCGCCCGACATCGTCCTGCTCGACGAGCCCACGAGCGGCCTCGACCCCCTCATGCAGAGCCGCTTCATCGACCTCGTACTGGAAGAGAAGCGCCGCGGCACCACCATCTTGCTATCGTCGCACCTGTTCGAGGAGGTTGAGCGCACGTGCGATCGGGTGGCGTTCATCCGCGGGGGCAAGCTGGCCGCCGTTGAGCGCATGGACGACGTGCGGAAGTCGCGCAAGCGCCTGTTCGTCGTCACGTTCGCCGACGAGGCCGCGCGCGACCGCTACGCGGCGGCCCACCGCGACACCGACGGCTGCGGCGAGGCGGGCTTCAGCGTGCAGAAGCAGGGGACGACCAGCGTGGAAACGGCCGTGTCCGGCAACCTCGACGCGTTCGTGAAGGACCTGGCCGCGTACGAGATCGTCGATCTCACCGCGCGCGAGCAGACGCTCGAAGAGCTGTTCATGCACCTGTACGGCACCTTCGGCGACGCGTCGAACCGCAGGTCGGGGTTGAAAGGAGGCTCCCATGAATAA
- a CDS encoding DUF362 domain-containing protein, protein METAKVYFTDFRTQAFGDGLPTKLKKLVRRAGIADLDLDGRFVAIKLHFGELGNVSYLRPNYARALVDVVKELGGKPFLTDCNTMYPGSRKNALEHLECAWENGFTPLTAGCPILIGDGLKGTDDVEVPVAGGEYVKAAKIGRAVMDADVFVSLTHFKGHELTGFGGAIKNIGMGCGSRAGKTEQHSNGQPDIDGEKCRGCKKCLPECANGGLVFDEAARKMGVDKDRCVGCGRCLGACNFDAIDFAQDAANADLNRRMAEYAKAVVDGRPQFHVSLVVDVSPHCDCHAENDAPILPNLGMFASTDPLALDQACVDACLAASPLPGSKLSDNLATPGFEPSGDHFANSTPESEWRTCLEHAEKIGLGTREYELVRM, encoded by the coding sequence ATGGAAACGGCAAAGGTGTACTTCACAGACTTCCGCACGCAGGCGTTCGGGGACGGACTGCCCACGAAGCTGAAGAAGCTCGTCCGCCGCGCGGGCATAGCCGACCTGGACCTCGACGGCAGGTTCGTGGCCATCAAGCTGCACTTCGGCGAGCTGGGCAACGTGAGCTACCTGCGCCCGAACTACGCGCGCGCCCTCGTGGACGTGGTGAAGGAGCTCGGCGGCAAGCCGTTCCTCACCGACTGCAACACCATGTACCCCGGCAGCCGCAAGAACGCCCTCGAGCACCTGGAGTGCGCATGGGAGAACGGCTTCACGCCGCTCACGGCGGGCTGCCCCATCCTCATCGGCGACGGCCTGAAGGGCACCGACGACGTGGAGGTGCCGGTGGCGGGCGGCGAGTACGTGAAGGCGGCGAAGATCGGCCGCGCCGTCATGGACGCCGACGTGTTCGTGAGCCTCACGCACTTCAAGGGCCACGAGCTCACCGGGTTCGGCGGCGCCATCAAGAACATCGGCATGGGCTGCGGCTCGCGCGCCGGCAAGACCGAGCAGCACAGCAACGGCCAGCCCGACATCGACGGGGAGAAGTGCCGCGGCTGCAAGAAGTGCCTGCCCGAATGCGCGAACGGCGGCCTCGTGTTCGACGAGGCCGCCCGGAAGATGGGCGTGGACAAGGATCGTTGCGTAGGGTGCGGGCGCTGCCTGGGCGCCTGCAACTTCGACGCCATCGACTTCGCGCAGGACGCCGCCAACGCCGACCTCAACCGCCGCATGGCCGAGTACGCAAAGGCCGTCGTGGACGGCCGGCCGCAGTTCCACGTTTCGCTCGTGGTGGACGTGTCGCCCCATTGCGACTGCCACGCCGAGAACGACGCCCCCATCCTGCCGAACCTGGGGATGTTCGCTTCCACGGACCCGCTCGCCCTCGACCAGGCCTGCGTCGACGCCTGCCTGGCCGCCTCCCCCCTCCCCGGCAGCAAGCTCTCCGACAACCTGGCCACGCCCGGCTTCGAGCCCTCGGGCGACCACTTCGCCAACTCCACCCCCGAGTCGGAATGGCGCACCTGCCTCGAGCACGCCGAGAAGATCGGCCTGGGAACCAGGGAATACGAGCTGGTGAGGATGTAA
- the crcB gene encoding fluoride efflux transporter CrcB — MAAVLWVGAGGFLGAVGRYLLGLVPSEGDFPLMTFLVNFAGAVAIGAITEVAGATSALSAEAALFLKTGVCGGFTTFSTFSLETLALFEGGKYATAALYAGGSLVACVLGVAAGKLAVRGALSLVQLIGAQGA, encoded by the coding sequence ATGGCAGCGGTGCTCTGGGTGGGCGCCGGCGGGTTTCTGGGCGCCGTCGGGCGCTACCTGCTGGGGCTCGTGCCCTCCGAGGGGGACTTCCCCCTTATGACGTTCCTCGTGAACTTCGCCGGTGCGGTGGCCATCGGCGCGATAACCGAGGTGGCGGGTGCCACGTCGGCCCTGTCGGCCGAGGCGGCGCTCTTCTTGAAGACGGGCGTGTGCGGCGGCTTCACCACGTTCTCCACGTTCTCGCTGGAGACGCTCGCGCTGTTCGAGGGCGGCAAGTACGCCACGGCCGCGCTCTACGCCGGCGGCAGCCTTGTTGCCTGCGTGCTGGGCGTAGCGGCGGGCAAGCTTGCCGTGCGCGGCGCGCTGTCGCTCGTGCAGCTCATCGGCGCACAGGGCGCCTGA
- a CDS encoding MFS transporter yields the protein MRETFRRFFAYFRIEHALVLVPVFGLAVYDSVFSAFSSILGVLGDAYPDVPRTMVQMVLSVPPLVSIPGTLFSGFLSSYVRKKRIAEFALAVLFVGGMIPAVLPEPSIYALFACSACVGLGQGLLHPMANAFICQTWDDDGERSRALGFKQAFNFIGEALVALLVGFLALSHWGNAFLVYLGVIPVFIVAHIALPEGGLDKRLVGGKGRAAGLKEVFKPRAVYLFALFFFAMMFLFGFHTNIAMLVQERGLGTTADVSVVASSVSVVSFLVGIAYGKVSKTFGPSTLCIGFGCLSAGMLAVAAFGYSFPVIMAGGVLFGIGSGIQQISTIYYISKTVDKSVVTMAISVLVSFVSLGATLSPLVINGLQVLVWGAESAAGSLAVAGCGFAALVAVEAMSSRRKRGAGRQGKGAGRG from the coding sequence ATGAGAGAGACGTTTCGCAGGTTCTTCGCCTATTTCAGGATCGAGCACGCGCTCGTGCTCGTGCCCGTGTTCGGGCTCGCGGTGTACGACAGCGTGTTCTCGGCGTTCTCGTCGATTCTCGGCGTGCTGGGCGACGCGTATCCGGACGTGCCGCGCACGATGGTGCAGATGGTGCTCTCGGTGCCGCCCCTGGTGAGCATCCCCGGAACGCTGTTCTCGGGGTTCCTGTCCTCGTACGTGCGCAAGAAGCGCATCGCGGAGTTCGCGCTGGCGGTGCTGTTCGTCGGGGGCATGATCCCCGCAGTCTTGCCCGAGCCCAGCATCTACGCCCTATTCGCGTGCAGCGCCTGCGTGGGTCTCGGGCAGGGGCTCCTGCACCCCATGGCGAACGCTTTCATCTGCCAGACCTGGGACGACGACGGCGAGCGCAGTCGCGCTCTCGGGTTCAAGCAGGCGTTCAACTTCATTGGGGAGGCGCTGGTCGCCCTGCTCGTGGGGTTCTTGGCGCTTTCCCATTGGGGCAACGCGTTCCTCGTGTACCTGGGTGTGATACCCGTGTTCATCGTAGCCCATATCGCGCTTCCCGAGGGCGGCCTAGACAAGCGGCTTGTCGGCGGGAAGGGCCGTGCGGCCGGCTTGAAGGAGGTGTTCAAGCCCCGCGCCGTCTACCTGTTCGCCCTGTTCTTCTTCGCCATGATGTTCCTGTTCGGCTTCCACACCAATATCGCCATGCTGGTGCAGGAGCGCGGCCTGGGCACGACGGCCGACGTGTCGGTGGTGGCCTCGTCGGTGAGCGTCGTGTCCTTCCTTGTGGGCATCGCATATGGGAAGGTGTCGAAGACGTTCGGCCCTTCCACGCTGTGCATCGGGTTCGGGTGCCTCTCCGCGGGAATGCTCGCCGTGGCGGCGTTCGGCTACAGCTTTCCGGTGATCATGGCGGGCGGGGTGCTGTTCGGCATCGGATCGGGCATCCAGCAGATCAGCACCATCTACTACATCTCGAAGACGGTGGACAAGAGCGTGGTGACCATGGCCATCTCGGTGCTGGTCTCGTTCGTCTCGCTCGGCGCCACTTTGTCGCCGCTCGTTATCAACGGCCTGCAGGTGCTCGTGTGGGGTGCGGAATCGGCAGCGGGCTCGCTCGCCGTGGCCGGATGCGGCTTCGCGGCGCTCGTCGCGGTGGAGGCGATGTCCTCCCGACGCAAGAGAGGGGCGGGCCGGCAGGGAAAAGGTGCTGGGCGCGGCTAA
- a CDS encoding ABC transporter permease subunit: MNKTLFAKELRANLFVSGIIAAVLAMYIGTIVAMYDPKLGESLDLMMQSMPELFAAFGMSMQATTLLEFMLNYLYGFLLTIFILVLILVMVNKLMVRYLDRGAMAYLLATPNSRTRIALTMVGVMVAILVGLCALTTALEVGFAEALFPGDLDVRALVQVNLGLLALWLATAGLCFLSACLFSNSSAALWVGGGLCILFFLMQMVSQVGDKFEFLENVNPLTLFDYYGLAAGDASAIGGAIALAASAVALFAAAVAVFDRRDLSI; the protein is encoded by the coding sequence ATGAATAAGACGCTGTTCGCGAAGGAGCTGCGCGCCAACCTGTTCGTCAGCGGCATCATCGCCGCGGTGCTGGCTATGTACATCGGCACGATCGTGGCGATGTACGATCCTAAGCTGGGCGAGAGCCTCGACCTCATGATGCAGAGCATGCCCGAGCTGTTCGCGGCATTCGGCATGTCGATGCAGGCCACCACGCTGCTCGAGTTCATGCTCAACTATTTGTACGGGTTCCTGCTGACCATCTTCATCCTCGTGTTGATCCTCGTGATGGTGAACAAGCTGATGGTGCGTTATCTCGACCGCGGAGCGATGGCATACCTTCTGGCCACGCCCAACAGCCGCACGCGCATCGCGTTGACGATGGTCGGCGTGATGGTTGCCATCCTGGTCGGCCTGTGCGCGTTGACCACGGCGCTCGAGGTGGGTTTCGCCGAGGCGCTGTTCCCCGGCGACCTCGACGTGCGGGCGCTCGTGCAGGTGAACCTGGGGTTGTTGGCGTTGTGGCTGGCTACGGCCGGGCTGTGCTTCCTGTCGGCCTGCCTGTTCTCCAATTCGTCGGCGGCGCTGTGGGTGGGCGGCGGCCTCTGCATCCTGTTCTTCCTCATGCAGATGGTGTCGCAGGTTGGCGACAAGTTCGAGTTCCTGGAGAACGTCAACCCCTTGACGCTGTTCGACTACTACGGCTTGGCCGCAGGCGACGCTTCGGCCATCGGGGGCGCGATTGCGCTGGCCGCGAGCGCGGTGGCGCTGTTCGCTGCGGCAGTTGCGGTGTTCGACCGGCGCGACTTGAGCATCTAG
- a CDS encoding ArsR/SmtB family transcription factor codes for MDEREWAQSRLDLAEGFKKCRGIIGALGDETRQQIIMALLEAEECGLRVGEITVRTHLSRPAVSHHLKILRDANIIALRRAGTMNFYHIAADDAQWAQLKQLVDRVYELVQQANLEGYLQDSEGKVQR; via the coding sequence ATGGACGAACGCGAATGGGCGCAGAGCAGGCTGGACCTCGCAGAGGGGTTCAAGAAGTGCCGGGGCATCATCGGGGCTCTGGGCGACGAGACGCGCCAGCAGATCATCATGGCGCTGTTGGAGGCCGAGGAGTGCGGCTTGCGCGTGGGCGAGATCACGGTGCGCACGCACCTCTCCCGCCCCGCCGTGTCGCACCACCTGAAGATCCTGCGCGACGCGAACATCATCGCCCTTCGGCGCGCGGGCACCATGAACTTCTACCACATTGCCGCCGACGACGCGCAGTGGGCGCAACTCAAGCAGCTCGTCGACCGCGTCTACGAGCTGGTACAGCAGGCCAACCTCGAAGGCTACCTGCAAGACAGCGAAGGCAAGGTGCAGCGATGA
- a CDS encoding putative DNA modification/repair radical SAM protein: MELIDKLEILADAAKYDVACTSSGIDRDAQKGKLGNTMAAGCCHSFAADGRCITLLKVLMTNVCVYDCAYCVNRCSNEMRRAAFTPQELADLTIAFYRRNYIEGLFLSSGVIKSPDYTTELMIQTLSLLRGEHGFRGYIHAKAVPGTSPELVDELGHLADRMSVNMELPSQQSLALLAPEKNKQQIIAPMRQIRDNIAVDKDTRALVRKNTTYMKAVKPKKKERAFVPAGQSTQMIVGATPESDFQILNLSAALYRTLSLKRVFFSAYTPVNDDARLPGTDALQLNREHRLYQADWLLRFYRFDVTEIIDEEHPFLDPEVDPKANWALNNLDFFPVEVNKAPLEALLRVPGIGVKGAHSIMRARRSTTLGERELRKLGIAYKRARFFITCNGSYAGQGTDFSREGLRAHLAATPKGGGHGRRADKAIPGQLSLFESVETPEKARIAQGAGADPRGHLGAATGGRLGTAPAGQLGSRANGQRHGNADGAFGWQHALEQPEAACA; the protein is encoded by the coding sequence ATGGAACTGATCGACAAACTGGAGATACTTGCCGATGCGGCGAAATACGACGTGGCCTGCACTTCCTCGGGCATCGACCGCGACGCCCAGAAGGGGAAGCTTGGCAACACGATGGCGGCGGGATGCTGCCACAGCTTCGCGGCGGACGGGCGCTGCATCACGCTCTTGAAGGTGCTCATGACCAACGTGTGCGTCTACGACTGCGCCTACTGCGTGAACCGCTGTTCCAACGAGATGAGGCGCGCCGCCTTCACGCCGCAGGAGCTGGCCGACCTCACCATAGCGTTCTACCGTCGCAATTACATCGAGGGGCTGTTCTTAAGCTCGGGCGTCATCAAGAGCCCCGACTACACCACCGAGCTCATGATCCAGACGCTGTCGCTCCTGCGGGGCGAGCACGGCTTCCGCGGCTACATCCACGCCAAGGCCGTGCCCGGCACCTCCCCCGAGCTCGTGGACGAGCTGGGGCATCTGGCCGACCGCATGAGCGTGAACATGGAGCTGCCCTCGCAGCAGAGCCTGGCCCTGCTCGCCCCCGAGAAGAACAAGCAGCAGATCATCGCCCCCATGCGCCAGATCCGCGACAACATCGCCGTGGACAAGGACACCCGCGCGCTCGTGCGCAAGAACACGACCTACATGAAGGCGGTCAAGCCGAAGAAGAAGGAGCGGGCCTTCGTGCCCGCCGGCCAGTCCACGCAGATGATCGTGGGGGCCACGCCCGAGAGCGACTTCCAGATACTCAACCTCTCGGCCGCGCTCTACCGCACGCTCTCGCTCAAGCGCGTGTTCTTCAGCGCCTACACGCCCGTGAACGACGACGCGCGTCTGCCCGGCACCGACGCCCTGCAGCTCAACCGCGAGCACCGGCTCTACCAGGCGGACTGGCTCCTGCGCTTCTACCGCTTCGACGTCACCGAGATCATCGACGAGGAGCACCCGTTCCTGGACCCCGAGGTCGACCCGAAGGCGAACTGGGCCCTCAACAACCTGGACTTCTTCCCCGTGGAGGTGAACAAGGCGCCGCTCGAGGCACTGCTGCGCGTACCCGGCATCGGCGTGAAGGGCGCGCACTCCATCATGCGCGCCCGGCGCTCCACCACGCTCGGCGAGCGCGAGCTGCGCAAGCTGGGCATCGCCTACAAGCGGGCGCGCTTCTTCATCACCTGCAACGGCAGCTACGCCGGCCAGGGAACGGACTTCTCTCGAGAGGGCCTGCGGGCGCATTTAGCCGCAACGCCGAAGGGCGGCGGCCACGGCCGTCGCGCAGACAAAGCCATCCCCGGCCAGCTGAGCCTGTTCGAGAGCGTGGAGACGCCCGAGAAGGCCCGCATCGCGCAGGGTGCGGGGGCCGATCCCCGCGGGCACTTGGGCGCGGCGACAGGCGGTCGCCTGGGAACGGCGCCCGCCGGACAGCTCGGCAGCAGGGCGAACGGACAGCGCCACGGGAATGCCGACGGCGCGTTTGGCTGGCAGCACGCCCTCGAGCAACCCGAGGCGGCCTGCGCATGA
- a CDS encoding TIGR03915 family putative DNA repair protein produces the protein MSTDHGTGFERPSGAAAAEAGSGRSAAPDKGAGGRAAALAATGAGREPAAAGDAPHGPVTPEEPLANVAYAYDGTLEGLLSAVFEAYVRREDPQDVTAQAALQPRLGQTVRFVETDMERAVRVQRGIKRVCGHAAYDAVMRASLSDDPSAGTVVYRFVRYAMAAKRPHDCTGCRRRGSCSGPMASSRPTDSLGCSGKARGSVLNDLAHPAVEPLHRLVRSVGNERHHMVQFLRFEHLENGVWLARCNPKASVVPLLMDWFAGRFNTQPFIIYDEVHHLAGVYEGRDWYLVRTDELDVPDRAAEENLMQAAWKRFYRTVAVEARYNPELRRQFMPKRLWKNILEMHEDLPGTELARAASPRTERLWRG, from the coding sequence ATGAGCACCGACCACGGAACCGGCTTCGAACGGCCCTCGGGAGCTGCGGCGGCCGAGGCCGGTTCCGGCCGCTCGGCCGCCCCGGACAAGGGGGCGGGCGGCCGTGCGGCCGCTTTGGCTGCGACGGGAGCGGGACGGGAGCCCGCCGCAGCCGGCGATGCCCCCCATGGGCCGGTAACGCCGGAAGAGCCGCTCGCCAACGTGGCCTATGCCTACGACGGGACGCTGGAAGGCCTGCTGTCGGCCGTGTTCGAGGCGTACGTGCGCCGCGAGGACCCGCAGGACGTCACGGCGCAAGCCGCGCTCCAGCCACGCCTCGGGCAGACGGTGCGCTTCGTGGAGACGGACATGGAGCGCGCCGTGCGCGTCCAGCGCGGCATCAAGCGCGTCTGCGGCCACGCCGCCTACGACGCCGTCATGCGCGCCTCGCTCTCGGACGACCCGAGCGCCGGCACCGTCGTCTACCGCTTCGTGCGCTACGCCATGGCGGCCAAGCGCCCGCACGACTGCACGGGGTGCCGCCGGCGCGGATCGTGCAGCGGCCCCATGGCCTCGTCGCGGCCGACCGATTCCCTCGGCTGCTCGGGAAAGGCGCGCGGCAGCGTGCTGAACGACCTCGCCCACCCTGCCGTGGAGCCCCTGCACCGCCTCGTGCGCTCCGTGGGCAACGAGCGCCACCACATGGTGCAGTTCCTGCGCTTCGAGCACCTGGAGAACGGCGTGTGGCTCGCGCGCTGCAACCCGAAGGCCTCGGTGGTGCCGCTGCTCATGGACTGGTTCGCCGGCCGCTTCAACACGCAGCCCTTCATCATCTACGACGAGGTGCACCACCTGGCAGGCGTCTACGAGGGGCGCGACTGGTACCTCGTGCGCACCGACGAGCTGGACGTGCCCGACCGCGCCGCGGAGGAGAACCTCATGCAGGCAGCTTGGAAGCGCTTCTACCGCACCGTCGCCGTGGAGGCCCGCTACAACCCGGAGCTCCGCCGCCAGTTCATGCCCAAGCGCCTCTGGAAGAACATCCTGGAGATGCACGAGGATCTCCCCGGTACCGAGCTGGCCCGCGCCGCCTCCCCGCGAACCGAGCGCCTCTGGCGCGGCTGA
- a CDS encoding response regulator transcription factor, with the protein MAETTKGHANRKANRYSERELAGIAGFTLFTASVLLAAFSPLLATVATNTPVMHGLTHGTMFAAMAGFYFVITRCKGRNELVSSNRVRTGFLALQLLLPGIVLLETVLAFALPLVLQFALWAVFGASGAYFSCVWADVRSSLGEERIRAANLWSFGLAGCIVAGVLAMPGPAAITAFLLLCASSFALLAASPPSTTELTSERDERWLAETSRYSPNGSYIMLVDGIMCGVIAGLVVARISKGVLPPITMGAAFVCVALIFLLLSRKAPRLLAMGRVQLVLLPFLVCGLILSGFLQAPWNTVAAPPLFVILYLLDYTNASVLSLRGTLLSISPCYCFARGRFFIVLGQALGWFAGAFVATDFGKGWLTVAAMVLIMLVCAYIVVATVRPDQYAIVAEEPEPVEAPPAPMSEPETDPEAVVEQHYKHKCAEATRTFNLTPREGEILFYLVKGRNARHIADQLYVAERTVKTHTYHIYQKMGIHSQQELIDIVEAQEAGDTA; encoded by the coding sequence ATGGCCGAAACCACCAAGGGGCATGCAAATCGAAAGGCGAACCGCTACAGCGAGCGGGAGCTGGCGGGGATCGCGGGGTTCACGCTCTTCACCGCGTCCGTGCTGCTTGCCGCCTTCAGCCCGCTGCTGGCCACGGTCGCAACCAACACGCCCGTCATGCACGGCCTCACCCACGGCACGATGTTCGCCGCCATGGCAGGCTTCTACTTCGTCATCACGCGCTGCAAGGGTCGCAACGAGCTCGTCTCCTCCAACCGGGTGCGAACCGGCTTCCTGGCCCTGCAGCTGCTGTTGCCCGGCATCGTCCTGCTCGAGACGGTGCTCGCGTTCGCACTTCCCCTGGTACTCCAGTTCGCGCTCTGGGCCGTGTTCGGCGCCTCGGGCGCCTACTTCTCGTGCGTCTGGGCGGACGTGCGCAGCTCGCTTGGCGAGGAGCGCATCCGCGCAGCCAACCTATGGTCGTTCGGACTGGCAGGATGCATCGTGGCCGGCGTCTTGGCCATGCCCGGCCCTGCCGCCATCACGGCGTTCCTGCTGCTGTGCGCGAGCTCGTTCGCGCTTCTCGCAGCCTCACCGCCGAGCACGACCGAGCTCACGAGCGAGCGCGACGAGCGCTGGCTGGCGGAGACGAGCCGGTACAGCCCGAACGGCTCCTACATCATGCTGGTCGACGGCATAATGTGCGGCGTGATAGCAGGGCTCGTCGTCGCGCGAATCAGCAAGGGCGTCCTGCCGCCCATCACCATGGGCGCGGCGTTCGTCTGCGTCGCGCTTATTTTCCTGCTCCTGAGCCGGAAGGCGCCCCGGCTCCTTGCCATGGGAAGGGTGCAGCTCGTGCTCTTGCCCTTCCTCGTGTGCGGGCTCATCCTCTCCGGGTTCCTGCAGGCGCCTTGGAACACCGTCGCCGCGCCGCCGCTCTTCGTCATCCTGTACCTGCTGGACTACACGAACGCCTCGGTGCTGTCGCTGCGCGGCACGCTGCTGTCCATCTCACCGTGCTACTGCTTCGCGAGAGGACGCTTCTTCATCGTCCTCGGCCAGGCACTCGGCTGGTTCGCCGGCGCGTTCGTGGCCACGGACTTCGGCAAGGGCTGGCTCACCGTGGCGGCCATGGTCCTCATCATGCTGGTATGCGCCTACATCGTGGTCGCCACCGTCAGGCCCGACCAGTACGCCATCGTGGCCGAGGAGCCCGAGCCCGTCGAGGCGCCTCCCGCCCCGATGTCCGAGCCCGAGACCGACCCCGAGGCGGTGGTGGAGCAGCATTACAAGCACAAATGCGCCGAGGCGACCCGCACCTTCAACCTTACCCCACGCGAGGGAGAGATACTGTTCTACCTGGTGAAGGGGCGCAACGCGCGCCATATCGCCGACCAGCTCTACGTGGCCGAGCGCACCGTCAAGACGCACACCTACCACATCTACCAGAAGATGGGCATTCACTCGCAGCAGGAGCTCATCGACATCGTGGAGGCCCAGGAGGCCGGCGATACGGCATGA
- a CDS encoding nitroreductase family protein → MTTNPHEQKERGIMEKVEGGPGGAREDEDMPGRAHENAAACEDRTTPSGGALPLCTVEEAMERRHSVRSFTGQRIEGPVLAALCDELDACNREGGLRMQVVLDEPRAFSSMLARYGKFANVRNYVAIIGKTADNLDERAGYYGERLVLAAQALGLNTCWAALTFSKRQVRRLAGPEERLVCALALGYGATQGRPRKSKAPEDVSRAAGKPPEWFERGVRAALLAPTALNQQKFRFELLLDGKTVRAQTLSGAYTAVDLGIAKYHFEVGAGTESFAWARQGGA, encoded by the coding sequence ATGACAACGAACCCGCACGAGCAGAAGGAGCGCGGCATTATGGAGAAGGTCGAAGGAGGGCCCGGCGGCGCCCGCGAAGACGAGGACATGCCCGGGAGAGCGCATGAGAACGCCGCGGCGTGCGAGGATCGCACGACCCCCTCAGGCGGCGCCCTCCCCCTCTGCACCGTCGAGGAGGCGATGGAGCGCCGCCACTCGGTGCGCAGCTTCACCGGCCAACGTATCGAGGGCCCGGTGCTCGCCGCACTATGCGACGAGCTGGACGCCTGCAACCGCGAGGGCGGCCTGCGCATGCAGGTCGTGCTCGACGAGCCGCGGGCGTTCTCCAGCATGCTGGCGCGCTACGGGAAGTTTGCCAACGTGCGCAATTACGTGGCGATCATCGGGAAGACGGCCGACAACCTGGACGAGCGCGCGGGCTACTACGGCGAGCGCCTCGTGCTCGCGGCCCAGGCGCTCGGGCTGAACACGTGCTGGGCAGCCCTCACGTTCAGCAAGCGGCAGGTCCGCCGCCTCGCCGGGCCGGAAGAGAGGCTGGTCTGCGCGCTGGCGCTCGGCTACGGCGCCACGCAGGGCAGACCGCGCAAGTCGAAGGCACCCGAGGACGTGAGCCGTGCGGCCGGGAAGCCGCCGGAGTGGTTCGAACGCGGCGTGCGGGCGGCACTGCTCGCCCCCACGGCCCTGAACCAGCAGAAGTTCCGCTTCGAGCTGCTGCTCGACGGCAAGACGGTGCGCGCCCAAACCCTCTCCGGTGCCTACACCGCCGTGGACCTGGGCATCGCAAAATACCACTTCGAGGTGGGCGCCGGCACGGAGAGCTTCGCCTGGGCGAGACAGGGGGGGGCGTGA